The Cricetulus griseus strain 17A/GY chromosome 9, alternate assembly CriGri-PICRH-1.0, whole genome shotgun sequence genome has a segment encoding these proteins:
- the Syne4 gene encoding nesprin-4, whose product MALSPPLGHGFPSEPLTRPLGALKEPDVAGHTICPVPAEETSRSEQAQASLGPPEHVTGELKDAEPATSPPRLPLGSSHGHRDGRSVSGLEVLETEQDSLHLCLLGLSFQLQDLEQGLGSWTLAYSRIVQLQALQAELRGAAERVDALLAFGEGLAERSEPRAWASLEQVLRALGAHRDTIFQRLWQLQAQLISYSLVLEKANLLDQNLEVEGDSDGPAPGGIWGPWAPSTSLTPAELEWDPAGDVGDLGPSGQKISRRPGVPCELCGYREPQGSGQGLEDLLTLGLSHRKHLAAHHRRRLRKPQDKKRQASPSPSDVMLEVDHGAPASASRRPLTLFLLLLFFLLVGATLLLPLSGVRCCSHARLARTPYLVLSYVNGLPPI is encoded by the exons TCCCTCAGAGCCCCTCACCCGTCCCCTGGGCGCTCTCAAGGAGCCGGACGTTGCTGGACACACCATCTGCCCTGTGCCTGCAGAGGAGACAAGCAG GTCAGAGCAGGCCCAGGCCTCCTTGGGCCCTCCTGAGCATGTCACAGGTGAACTGAAGGACGCTGAGCCTGCCACCAGCCCCCCAAGACTACCCCTGGGCTCTTCCCATGGGCATCGAGATGGG CGTTCTGTTTCTGGCCTGGAAGTACTAGAAACCGAGCAGGACAGCCTACATCTTTGTCTGTTGGGGTTGAGCTTCCAGCTACAGGACCTGGAACAAGGCCTTGGCTCTTGGACACTGGCCTACAGCAGGATTGTCCAGCTGCAG GCCCTACAGGCAGAGCTACGAGGGGCAGCCGAGCGTGTGGATGCATTGCTGGCATTTGGTGAGGGGTTGGCGGAGAGGAGTGAGCCCAGGGCCTGGGCATCTCTGGAGCAGGTCCTGAGGGCCCTGGGAGCCCACCGAGACACCATCTTCCAACGGCTCTGGCAGCTGCAGGCACAGCTGATCAGCTATAGCCTG GTGCTTGAGAAGGCCAACCTCCTGGACCAGAACTTGGAAGTTGAGGGAGACTCAGACGGGCCAGCACCTGGTGGAATCTGGGGGCCCTGGGCACCTAGTACCTCCCTGACTCCGGCAGAGTTGGAATGGGACCCAGCAGGGGATGTTGGGGATCTTGGGCCCTCAGGGCAAAAGATATCTCGGAGACCAGGAGTTCCCTGTGAGCTGTGTGGCTACAGGGAACCCCAGGGCAGCGGACAGGGCCTTGAG GATCTGCTCACATTGGGGCTCAGCCACCGGAAACATTTAGCGGCTCACCATCGAAGGCGCCTCAGGAAGCCTCAG GACAAGAAGAGACAAGCATCTCCAAGCCCatcagatgtgatgctggaggtGGATCATGG GGCCCCTGCTTCCGCATCCAGACGGCCCCTgaccctctttcttctccttctcttcttccttctggtGGGTGCCACACTGTTGCTGCCCTTGTCAGGGGTCCGCTGCTGTTCTCATGCCCGGCTGGCCAGGACGCCCTATCTGGTACTCAGCTACGTCAATGGCCTCCCTCCAATCTGA